A window of the Tunturibacter empetritectus genome harbors these coding sequences:
- the treY gene encoding malto-oligosyltrehalose synthase, translating to MMLRTPGSTYRLQLHKNFTFDDAARIADYLHELGISHVYSSPYLQAAPESMHGYDVVDHQKVNQELGGAAAHERFCKKLGEAGLGQVLDIVPNHMSLGKENRFWWDVLENGTSSRYASFFDIDWQPQEERLRDKVLVPILGDQYGRVLQTGGIKVVRRGVKFQVECSGQSLPVSPQSLPVILARAAEYAKSDTLSFLAASFGRLPAPEYVDRRTILARHRDKVVLFTLLDRLCAEEPAILDAMDRSAAELNENLDALDDFLNQQNYRLAYWKTADQQLSYRRFFDVNTLIGLRVEREYVFEETHALVLDWLRRGVLDGVRVDHPDGLRDPKEYFKRLRERAPDAWVIGEKILEPGEFLREDWPVEGTSGYDFLNVAAAVLVAPEGMMELSTLYGDFTGQPTDFHAIAHEKKINVSQEALGSDVNRLTSIFVEICEANRDERDYTRAEVRRAIREVAACFSIYRTYVVPEREEITEEDREYITQAAECAKETRQDIDGGLFDFLRDVLTMQVKGRLESEFLLRFQQFTGPVMAKGVEDTAFYCYNRLTGMNEVGSDPGRNGLSIEEFHSYCRKMQETHPCTMTTLSTHDTKRSDDVRARMAVLSEIPEKFGAAIQRWSRMNNAFRARKPGVDPLPDRNTEYFYYQTLIGAWPLPMDRAQAYMLKAMREAKQQTTWVANNKEFEDALKLFIEFTYSYAPFQRELQQFVERILEAGRVNSLAQTLLKYTAPGVPDLYQGTELWDLSLVDPDNRRPVDYALRQRLLQELKQMNGGDAAAQVMARAEDGLPKMWTIHKALHLRRERPASFGTEADYVPLMVDGAKHDHVIAYLRGEDVVTVVPRLMMKLGGAWRDTVVTLPEGRWRNRLSGVMVEGGEVEVKGLFKDFPVALLAREEVGGDR from the coding sequence ATGATGCTACGAACTCCAGGTTCTACTTACAGACTGCAACTGCATAAAAACTTTACGTTCGACGATGCGGCGAGGATCGCCGACTATCTGCATGAACTCGGGATCTCACATGTCTACAGCTCTCCTTATCTGCAGGCTGCGCCGGAGAGTATGCATGGATACGATGTGGTCGATCATCAGAAGGTGAATCAAGAGCTGGGGGGCGCGGCGGCGCATGAGCGGTTCTGCAAGAAGCTGGGCGAGGCGGGGCTGGGGCAGGTGCTGGACATCGTGCCGAATCATATGTCGCTGGGCAAGGAAAATCGTTTCTGGTGGGATGTGCTGGAGAATGGGACGTCGAGCCGGTATGCTTCGTTCTTCGATATCGACTGGCAGCCGCAGGAGGAGCGTCTGCGAGACAAGGTGCTGGTGCCGATTCTTGGGGATCAGTATGGGCGGGTGCTGCAGACGGGCGGAATCAAGGTGGTGCGGCGAGGGGTGAAGTTTCAGGTGGAGTGTTCGGGGCAGTCGCTGCCGGTTTCTCCGCAGTCGCTGCCGGTGATTCTGGCGCGCGCGGCGGAGTATGCGAAGTCGGATACGCTGAGTTTTCTAGCGGCTTCGTTTGGCCGGTTGCCGGCGCCGGAGTATGTGGATCGGCGAACGATTCTGGCCCGGCATCGCGATAAGGTGGTGCTGTTTACGCTGCTGGATCGGCTGTGCGCGGAGGAGCCGGCGATTCTCGATGCGATGGACCGGTCGGCGGCGGAGTTGAACGAGAATCTCGATGCGCTGGATGATTTTTTGAATCAGCAGAACTATCGGCTGGCTTACTGGAAGACGGCGGATCAGCAGTTGAGCTATCGGCGATTCTTTGATGTGAATACGCTGATCGGTCTGCGGGTGGAGCGAGAGTATGTGTTCGAAGAGACGCATGCGCTGGTGCTGGATTGGCTGCGGCGAGGGGTGCTCGATGGGGTGCGGGTGGATCATCCGGATGGTTTGCGGGATCCGAAGGAGTACTTCAAGCGGCTGCGGGAGCGGGCTCCAGATGCGTGGGTGATCGGGGAGAAGATTCTTGAGCCGGGTGAGTTTCTGCGTGAGGACTGGCCGGTTGAGGGCACGAGTGGGTATGACTTTCTGAATGTTGCGGCGGCGGTGCTGGTGGCGCCTGAGGGCATGATGGAGCTGTCCACGCTGTATGGGGATTTTACGGGCCAGCCAACGGACTTTCACGCGATTGCGCATGAGAAGAAGATCAACGTGTCGCAGGAGGCGCTGGGGAGCGATGTGAATCGGCTGACGTCGATCTTTGTGGAGATCTGCGAGGCGAATCGCGATGAGCGCGACTACACGAGAGCGGAGGTGAGGCGAGCGATTCGGGAGGTGGCGGCTTGCTTTTCGATCTATCGGACTTACGTGGTGCCGGAGCGTGAGGAGATTACCGAGGAAGACCGCGAGTACATTACGCAGGCTGCGGAGTGCGCGAAGGAGACGCGGCAGGATATCGACGGAGGGCTGTTTGATTTTCTTCGGGACGTGTTGACGATGCAGGTGAAGGGGAGGCTGGAGAGCGAATTTTTGCTGAGGTTCCAGCAGTTCACCGGGCCGGTGATGGCGAAGGGCGTGGAGGACACGGCGTTTTACTGCTACAACCGTTTGACGGGAATGAACGAGGTGGGGAGCGATCCGGGGCGCAATGGATTGAGCATTGAGGAGTTTCACTCGTACTGCAGGAAGATGCAGGAGACGCATCCTTGCACGATGACTACGCTGTCGACGCACGATACCAAGCGCAGCGATGATGTGAGGGCGCGGATGGCGGTGCTGTCGGAGATCCCGGAGAAGTTTGGTGCGGCGATACAGCGGTGGTCGCGGATGAACAATGCGTTTCGCGCGCGCAAACCCGGAGTTGATCCGCTGCCGGACAGGAATACGGAGTACTTCTACTACCAGACTTTGATTGGGGCGTGGCCGCTGCCGATGGATCGTGCGCAGGCCTATATGTTGAAGGCGATGCGCGAGGCCAAACAGCAGACGACGTGGGTGGCGAATAACAAGGAGTTTGAAGACGCGCTGAAGTTATTTATTGAGTTCACTTATAGCTACGCGCCGTTTCAGCGGGAGCTGCAGCAGTTTGTGGAGAGGATTCTGGAGGCGGGGCGGGTGAACTCGCTGGCGCAGACACTGCTGAAGTACACGGCACCGGGTGTGCCGGATCTTTATCAGGGGACGGAGTTGTGGGACTTGAGTTTGGTCGATCCGGACAACCGGCGACCGGTGGACTATGCGCTGCGGCAGCGGTTGCTGCAGGAGTTGAAGCAGATGAACGGCGGCGATGCAGCGGCGCAGGTGATGGCTAGAGCCGAGGATGGACTGCCGAAGATGTGGACGATTCATAAGGCGCTTCACCTGCGGCGCGAGCGGCCGGCGTCGTTTGGCACGGAGGCTGACTATGTTCCGTTGATGGTGGATGGAGCCAAGCATGATCATGTGATTGCGTATCTAAGGGGCGAGGATGTGGTGACGGTGGTGCCGAGGTTGATGATGAAGCTGGGCGGAGCGTGGAGGGACACCGTGGTGACCTTGCCTGAGGGGCGGTGGAGGAATCGTCTGTCGGGAGTGATGGTGGAGGGTGGTGAGGTTGAGGTCAAGGGACTGTTCAAGGATTTTCCGGTGGCGCTGCTGGCGCGCGAAGAGGTTGGGGGAGACCGCTGA
- the treZ gene encoding malto-oligosyltrehalose trehalohydrolase produces MHEFTVWAPGASKVGVKIGDATYPMNGPDEHGWWRASVEQAGPGTDYGFVIGDDPKAWPDPRSEWQPDGVHGLSRVYDREAFQWSDRSWSAPALSHAVIYELHVGTFTPGGTFDSTIERLGYLVELGITHVELMPVAAFPGGQGWGYDGVALFAVTEQYGGPDGLKRLVDACHARGLAVLLDVVYNHFGPVGNYSGKYGPYITERHHTPWGGAINFEGEGSDEVRRFFCDNALMWMREYHIDGLRLDAVHEYIDRSAVHFMEQLSSEVKALSEKLRRRLVLIAESDLNDPRVVTRVESGGYGMDAQWSDDFHHALFTVLTAEEEGKGYYSDFGTMAKLAKSLTKNFVQDGTYSQYRRRSHGRPADELSPHHFLGYIQNHDQVGNRAIGDRVDQTVGFDRAKVAAALVLTAPFLPMIFQGEEYAASTPFLYFADHEDPEMAKAVKNGRRSEFAAFGWNPEEIPDPENVETFLRSKLNWEEVHEGRHAEMLDWYRRLIELRRGSVALNDGAVGHVKAVFDEERRWLVFERGAVMLMCNLGAEKVELPHSRRAQLLLASKAEVVVKGDSVELPGDSAAILSSEAMR; encoded by the coding sequence ATGCATGAGTTTACGGTTTGGGCGCCTGGGGCGTCGAAGGTGGGCGTGAAGATTGGTGATGCTACGTATCCGATGAATGGGCCTGACGAGCATGGATGGTGGCGCGCGTCGGTGGAGCAGGCGGGGCCGGGGACCGACTATGGGTTTGTGATCGGAGACGATCCGAAGGCATGGCCCGATCCGCGGTCGGAGTGGCAGCCGGATGGAGTGCATGGACTGTCGCGGGTGTATGACCGGGAGGCCTTCCAATGGAGCGACAGAAGCTGGAGTGCGCCTGCGCTCTCGCATGCTGTGATCTATGAGTTGCATGTGGGGACGTTTACGCCGGGGGGGACCTTTGATTCGACGATTGAGAGGCTTGGATATCTGGTGGAGCTTGGCATTACGCATGTGGAGTTGATGCCGGTGGCTGCGTTTCCGGGCGGCCAGGGGTGGGGGTATGACGGCGTTGCGTTGTTCGCGGTGACCGAGCAGTATGGCGGCCCGGATGGGTTGAAGCGGCTGGTGGATGCGTGCCACGCGCGCGGGTTGGCGGTGTTGCTGGATGTGGTTTACAACCACTTTGGACCGGTGGGGAACTACTCGGGCAAGTACGGGCCTTACATCACGGAGAGACACCACACTCCGTGGGGCGGCGCGATTAACTTCGAGGGCGAGGGAAGCGATGAGGTGCGGCGATTCTTCTGCGATAACGCGCTGATGTGGATGCGGGAGTATCACATCGATGGACTTCGTCTGGACGCGGTGCACGAGTATATCGATCGGTCGGCGGTTCACTTTATGGAGCAGTTGTCGTCCGAGGTGAAGGCGTTGTCGGAGAAGCTGAGACGCAGGCTGGTGCTGATCGCCGAGAGCGATTTGAACGATCCCAGAGTTGTTACGCGTGTAGAGAGCGGCGGGTACGGGATGGATGCGCAGTGGAGCGATGATTTTCATCATGCGCTGTTCACGGTGCTTACGGCGGAGGAAGAGGGGAAGGGTTACTACTCCGACTTCGGCACGATGGCGAAGCTGGCGAAGTCTTTGACGAAGAACTTTGTGCAGGATGGGACGTATTCGCAGTATCGACGGCGATCGCATGGGCGGCCGGCGGATGAGTTGTCGCCGCATCATTTTCTGGGGTACATCCAGAACCACGACCAGGTGGGCAATCGTGCGATCGGCGACAGAGTGGATCAGACGGTGGGGTTCGACCGCGCGAAGGTGGCGGCGGCACTGGTGTTGACGGCGCCGTTTCTTCCGATGATCTTTCAGGGGGAGGAGTATGCGGCTTCGACGCCGTTTCTCTACTTCGCGGACCATGAGGATCCGGAGATGGCGAAGGCGGTCAAGAATGGGCGGCGGAGTGAGTTCGCTGCGTTTGGATGGAACCCCGAGGAGATTCCCGATCCGGAGAATGTCGAGACCTTTCTGCGTTCGAAGTTGAATTGGGAGGAGGTTCATGAGGGTCGCCATGCGGAGATGCTGGATTGGTATCGCAGGCTGATTGAGTTGCGGCGCGGGTCGGTGGCGTTGAACGATGGAGCGGTGGGTCACGTGAAGGCGGTGTTTGATGAGGAGCGGCGCTGGCTAGTGTTTGAGCGTGGGGCGGTGATGTTGATGTGCAATCTTGGAGCGGAGAAGGTGGAGCTTCCTCATTCGAGGCGGGCGCAGTTGTTGCTGGCTTCGAAGGCTGAGGTTGTGGTGAAGGGTGATTCGGTGGAGTTACCTGGTGATAGCGCGGCGATCCTTTCGAGTGAGGCGATGCGGTAG